The DNA window GATCACCAACCTTTCCGATTTGGGTGTCGCCGTGCCAAATGGTTTTGCCACCACCGCACAGGCATTCAATGATTTTTTGGAACAAAGCGGCGTTAACCAACGCATTTACCAACTGCTGGATCAAACCAACGTTGATGATGTAAATCAATTGGCCGCTGCCGGTGCAAAAATCCGTCAGTGGATAATTGATACGCCTTTCCATCCTGAATTTGAGCGTGAAATCACCCAGGCCTATCAGCAACTGGCCGACGGCCAGGCGGAAGCCTCGTTTGCCGTGCGCTCTTCCGCCACCGCGGAAGACATGCCGGACGCGTCTTTCGCCGGCCAGCAGGAAACCTTCCTCAACGTTCAGGGCATCGATGCCGTGATGGTGGCGATCAAGCATGTGTTTGCTTCATTGTTTAACGATCGCGCGATTTCATACCGGGTGCATCAGGGCTATGACCACCGTGGCGTGGCGCTGTCCGCCGGCGTGCAGCGCATGGTGCGTTCCGATCTGGCTTCGTCCGGCGTAATGTTTACCATTGATACCGAATCAGGTTTCGATCAGGTGGTGTTTATCACTTCGGCATACGGCCTGGGCGAAATGGTGGTGCAGGGCGCGGTGAACCCGGACGAATTCTATGTGCACAAGCCCACGCTGCTGAACGGCAAACCGGCCATTGTGCGCCGCAATATGGGTTCCAAGAAAATCCGCATGGTGTATGCGCCTTCTCAGGAGCATGGCAAGCAGGTACGCATTGAGGATGTCGAGGAAGCGCAGCGCAACCAGTTCTCATTGACGGATGATGAAGTGCAGGCGTTGGCGCACCAGGCGCTGCTGATTGAAAAACACTACGGCCGCCCGATGGACATCGAGTGGGCCAAAGACGGCCACACCGGCAAGCTGTTGATTGTGCAGGCGCGCCCAGAGACGGTGCGCTCCAATGAGCAGGTTATGGAGCGTTACCAGTTGAACGGCAGCGGCAATGTGCTGGTCGAAGGGCGCGCCATCGGCCACCGCATCGGCGCCGGCCCGGTGAAAGTGATCCACAATATCAATGAAATGGATCGTATTCTGCCGGGGGATGTGTTGGTCACCGACATGACCGACCCGGATTGGGAGCCGATCATGAAGAAAGCCTCGGCGATCGTGACCAACCGCGGTGGCCGCACCTGCCACGCGGCGATCATTGCGCGTGAGCTGGGCATTCCGGCGGTGGTGGGTTGCGGCTCGGCGACGGACGTGCTGAAGGAGGGCCAGAAGGTCACCGTTTCCTGCGCCGAAGGCGATACCGGCTATGTCTACAGCGATCTGCTGGATTTCGACGTGCAAAGCGCCGAGATTAACGAACTGCCTGAGCTGCCTTTGAAGATCATGATGAACGTCGGCAATCCGGACCGGGCTTTCGATTTCGCGCGTTTGCCGAACGATGGCGTGGGTTTGGCGCGGCTGGAGTTTATCATCAACCGCATGATTGGCGTCCACCCGAAAGCGCTGCTGGAGTTCGATCAGCAAACGCCGGCATTGCAAAATGAAATCAAAGCGTTGATGCACGGCTATGACGATCCGGTCGAGTTTTACGTTGGCCGCCTGACGGAAGGGATCTCTACGCTGGGTGCCGCCTTCTGGCCGAAACGCGTTATCGTGCGCTTGTCAGACTTTAAATCGAATGAGTACGCCAACCTGGTTGGCGGTGATAAGTACGAACCGCACGAAGAGAACCCGATGCTGGGCTTCCGCGGCGCCGGCCGTTATGTCGCAGACAGCTTCCGCGCGTGTTTCGCGCTGGAGTGT is part of the Gibbsiella quercinecans genome and encodes:
- the ppsA gene encoding phosphoenolpyruvate synthase; its protein translation is MSNNGSDLRNVLWYNQLGMNDVNRVGGKNASLGEMITNLSDLGVAVPNGFATTAQAFNDFLEQSGVNQRIYQLLDQTNVDDVNQLAAAGAKIRQWIIDTPFHPEFEREITQAYQQLADGQAEASFAVRSSATAEDMPDASFAGQQETFLNVQGIDAVMVAIKHVFASLFNDRAISYRVHQGYDHRGVALSAGVQRMVRSDLASSGVMFTIDTESGFDQVVFITSAYGLGEMVVQGAVNPDEFYVHKPTLLNGKPAIVRRNMGSKKIRMVYAPSQEHGKQVRIEDVEEAQRNQFSLTDDEVQALAHQALLIEKHYGRPMDIEWAKDGHTGKLLIVQARPETVRSNEQVMERYQLNGSGNVLVEGRAIGHRIGAGPVKVIHNINEMDRILPGDVLVTDMTDPDWEPIMKKASAIVTNRGGRTCHAAIIARELGIPAVVGCGSATDVLKEGQKVTVSCAEGDTGYVYSDLLDFDVQSAEINELPELPLKIMMNVGNPDRAFDFARLPNDGVGLARLEFIINRMIGVHPKALLEFDQQTPALQNEIKALMHGYDDPVEFYVGRLTEGISTLGAAFWPKRVIVRLSDFKSNEYANLVGGDKYEPHEENPMLGFRGAGRYVADSFRACFALECEAVKRVRNEMGLTNVEIMVPFVRTVAQAKAVVEELARQGLKRGEDGLKVIMMCEIPSNALLADQFLEHFDGFSIGSNDMTQLALGLDRDSGVVSELFDERNDAVKALLSMAIQAAKRQGKYVGICGQGPSDHEDFAEWLMEQGIDSLSLNPDTVVQTWLNLANKK